A region of the Agromyces sp. CF514 genome:
GCCTGCGCGGCGATCGCGAGCGCGTCGAGCGCGAACCCGAGCGTGAAGTAGATCGTGATGGCCACCTGATAGGCCGCGAGTTCGTCGGGTCCGAGCGAGGTCGCCGCCCACGTCGCGAGCAGCAGCGCCGCTCGCAGGCTCAGCGTGCGCAGGAACAGCCAGCCGCCCGAGGCAGCACCCCGCAGCACGCCTGCGTGGTGCGGCCACGGGCTCGCACCCACGCGCATGGTGTGCCGCGCGATCACGACGACGTAGACGAGCACCATGCCCCATTGGGCGATGACCGTGCCCACCGCCGAACCTGCGATGCCGAGCCCCAGGCCGTAGATGAAGACGAAGTTCAGGGCGATGTTCGCCGTGAACCCGATGCCCGCGACCCACAGCGGGGTGGTCGTGTCCTGCAGGCCGCGCAGCAGGCCGGTGGCCGCGAACACGAGCAGCATCGCGGGCAGGCCGAGCATCGAGATCGAGAGGTACGCGGATGCCGCGGCCGACACCTCTGCCGAGGCGCCGAACACGCCGACGAGCCACGGGGTCGCGAACCATCCGAGCACCGCGAGCACGGCGCCGAGCCCGGCCGCGAGCCACAGGCCGTCGACGCCCGCCGACACCGCCGCCCGCTCGTCGCCCGCGCCGAGGCGCCGCGCGACCATCGGCGTCGTCGCGTACGCGAGGAACACCATGAGCCCGATGATCGTCTGCAGCACCGCGCTCGCGATGCCGAGGCCCGCGAGCGGCGTCGCACCGAGGTGTCCGACCATCGCCGTGTCGGCGAGCAGGAACAGCGGCTCGGCGATGAGCGCGCCGAGCGCAGGCACGGCCAGTCGCAGGATGTCGCGGTCGACCGTGCTCGTCGGTCCGCTCATCGGATGTCGACGATCTCCTTGCCCAGCGGCGCGAGCGAGACCGGGATCAGCTTGAAGTCGGCGATGCCGAGCGGGATGCCGATGATCGTGATGCAGAGCAGCACTCCCGAGACCAGGTGGGCGAGGGCGAGCCACCACCCGGCCAGGAGGAACCAGATCACGTTGCCGATGAACGACCACGCACCGCTCGTGGGCTTCGAGACGACCGTGCGGCCGAACGGCCAGAGCGCGTACAGGCCGATGCGGAACGACGCGATGCCCCACGGGATCGTCACGATGAGCACGCACATGACGACGCCGGCCAGCAGGTAGCCCACGAACAGCCAGAAGCCCGAGAGC
Encoded here:
- a CDS encoding MATE family efflux transporter; translated protein: MSGPTSTVDRDILRLAVPALGALIAEPLFLLADTAMVGHLGATPLAGLGIASAVLQTIIGLMVFLAYATTPMVARRLGAGDERAAVSAGVDGLWLAAGLGAVLAVLGWFATPWLVGVFGASAEVSAAASAYLSISMLGLPAMLLVFAATGLLRGLQDTTTPLWVAGIGFTANIALNFVFIYGLGLGIAGSAVGTVIAQWGMVLVYVVVIARHTMRVGASPWPHHAGVLRGAASGGWLFLRTLSLRAALLLATWAATSLGPDELAAYQVAITIYFTLGFALDALAIAAQALIGKGLGEGDVAQVRAVLRRCVQWGVISGVVLGALVVATAWVLPAVFTSSAEVAALLPPSLVVLGLSAPLGGLVFVLDGVLIGAGDARYLAWTGLVNLAAFVPLALGTIWWADAAGLPSATSLALLTAAFAIGYLAARTVTLSLRARGAAWMVTGVTS
- a CDS encoding YccF domain-containing protein; its protein translation is MSTVLNIIWLVLSGFWLFVGYLLAGVVMCVLIVTIPWGIASFRIGLYALWPFGRTVVSKPTSGAWSFIGNVIWFLLAGWWLALAHLVSGVLLCITIIGIPLGIADFKLIPVSLAPLGKEIVDIR